The genomic region CACTTACACAAACATACAAGGCTCTGATCTCCTGGCTCAAGGAACGAGTTCTTATAAAAATACTCCCGGCATCCCTCAACACTGGTGGGCTTTTGTAGGAACGGATGTAGGAAATAACTATGGTTACGGTATAATATTCTTTGAACCAAACGACGAAAACCATCTATTACTAAAAACTTGGATTGACTTTAAACCTGTTGATTATAACACCACCGTAAACGCCGACTTCCCTAAACACTACCGCCAATCTGATCCCACACACCAATACGAACTCCCCGCAGGTGCCAAATGCCAAGCAACATACATCTCTCACAACTATAACGATGCCACCAAAACACTCTCCGTCACCATACAAAACAACCTAAACCCATTACAAACCATCAGCGGCATCCCAATAAAATACAACGGCGTCGAGCTCCACAAAGCAAGCTACTTGCCCCCCGCTCTGGCCGAAACCCTCAAAAAAAACTACTACACCAAATACTTCGCATACCTAAAACTAACCTCAACCACAGGCTCACCCTACAAAGACCTCTACATCTTACCCCAAGAGCTCCAAAAAGACAGCTCCGGCAAACTCAAAACCTACTCCTACCCAAACAACCTATACCCTAACCCAACCACCCTAAAATCCGAACTAGACGACTCCGACACCCTCTCAAACGGCGACTACCTCTACTACAACGGCAGAGAATACCCCAGCTGGTATAACTCAAACCCTCTCTACTATTACTACTCATTCATCGGCGCACTAAGTTCTGCCAACAAAATCGACACCTCAAATTACAACATCCCTTCCATAGGAGCCATGGAAGCTTACCCCTATATGACCCTAAAACCCGGCCAAAACACCCTAACCTTCAACCTCACCCCAATCTACAACACACTCCAAAAAGCAGGAATATTTGGCACCTGGACCGCAACACTCTACCTAATCCCTATTGACGGAAAATGCGACCTAAACGAAAATAACCAGCTCAACACCAACGACGCCATAACAACCACCCACGCACTCACCTACCAACTAAACGCCATCAACATCATCCCCGACACAACAAACATAGGCACAGAACTAGTAGACACCCACGCCATGCACAGATTCCGCCACTGCCGCTGGAACACGCTTTCCCACGAACTAGAACTCTCCGACCACACAACTATCCCCTTACCCACCATCACTCCTAAAATAACACTAATAGAAAAAATCAACGGCATAACAATCACCAAAAAAACCATCCCAATAAACCCTGTCTTCTGAAAGAAACGAAGTCCAGGGGTATACTACCTATGTGGCTCTCTCTTACCCTTGAGGGAAAAATCCTGGCCCCCTAACACTCCAACAAATATTTCTTGACAAAGTGTGAAAAGATAAGTATTTATTTCACAATTTTGCTCCTAGCGGAACCTGAGGGAAGACGCAATGGCATATGAGCATTGGAAAAAATTCGTTGTTGGGTCTTTGGTAGGTGCTGTTGCATTTGCAAGTGCTTACATCTTGCCTGCTAAAAAGGCGAGGGCTGAAGACAGGATATTTGCTGCGGTTAGCTTTCCGTTAAGCAGGGATTTCCTTAAAGGTGCAAGGGTTGAAGGCGGCTTTGCGCATCTTGATGACAACACAGGTTACAGTGCTGAACTATTCGTAGCACCTTTTCAGAAAACAATCGGTGTAGGTGCTGACTTATACGCTGGAACAGAAGACCTTGGCGGCTCTTTAGGTGCAGAACTTGGCTACAACATACCAAACCACAGCATTCAAGAAGCACTAAGGGCAAGAATTGAAGCTCTCAAAGGAGCAACAAACCTCGGCGTTAGATTACCTTTAGACGGCATTAAGCCAAAGCTTTCCGGGTTAGAGCTTACCATAGGCGGTGGCACTCAAAAATGGGTTGAAGACAAAAAAGAAGACCCTGCTACTACTACAAGCAGCAGTAACACTTCCACCCCTACTACCCCTCCTGGTGGGCTTGATTAAACTTTCTTTCCTTTAATCCCTCCTTGTTTCACTTCCTTTTAATCTCTTTTAATTTCATCTCTTTTGAATAATAAAAAACATTTAAATTAAAACAGCTTGCCTGCATAGTTATGGCAACCTTAAGAAACCTGTGGGCAAGTTTATTTCTCGTGCTCTTCCTATTTGGCTTGGCCAACGGAGCAGGTATGGAATTTTATTTTGAACCTGATTACACTTATCAAGTATATAGGACGGATAGCACTTACACAGACATACAAAGCTCTGATCTCCTGGCTCAAGGAACGAGTTCTTATCAAGATAGCCTTCCTTCCGGCATTACCCAACACTGGATGGCTTCTATAGGAACGGATGTAGGAAGTAACTATGGTTACGGTAGAATATTCTTTGAACCAAACGATGAAAACCATCTATTACTAAAAAGTTGGATAAACTTTGACCCTAATGCTTACAATGGCTATCCTGATCAAACCTATACCGTAAACGCCGACTTCCCCAAACACTACCGCCAATCTGATCCCACACACCATTACGAACTCCCCGCAGGAGCCAAATGCCAAGCAACATACATCTCTGACAACTATAACGATGCCACCAAAACACTCTCCGTCACCATACAAAACAACCTAAACCCATTACAAACCATCAGCGGCATCCCAATAAAATACAACGGTGTCGAGCTCCACAAAGCAAGCTACTTGCCCCCTGCTCTGGCCGAAACCCTCAAAAAAAACTACTACACCAAATACTTCGCATACCTAAAACTAACCTCAACCACAGGCTCACCCTACAAAGACCTCTACATCTTACCCCAAGAGCTCCAAAAAGACAGCTCCGGCAAACTCAAAACCTACTCCTACCCAAACAACCTATACCCTAACCCAACCACCCTAAAATCCGAACTAGACGACTCCGACACCCTCTCAAACGGCGACTACCTCTACTACAACGGCAGAGAATACCCCAGCTGGTATAACTCAAACCCTCTCTACTATTACTACTCATTCGTCGGCGCACTAAGTTCTGCCAGCAAAATCGACACCTCAAATTACAACATCCCTTCCATAGGAGCCATGAAAGCTTACCCCTATATAACCCTAAAACCCGGCCAAAACACCCTAACCTTCAACCTCACCCCAATCTACAACACACTCCAAAAAGCAGGAATATTTGGCACCTGGACCGCAACACTCTACCTAATCCCTATTGACGGAAAATGCGACCTAAACGAAAATAACCAGCTCAACACCAACGACGCCATAACAACCACCCACGCACTCACCTACCAACTAAACGCCATCAACATCATCCCCGACATAACAAACACAAGCACAGAAATAGTAGATACCAACGCCATGCACAGATTCCGCCACTGCCGCTGGAACACGCTCTCCCACGAACTAGAACTCTCCGACCACACAACTATCCCCTTACCCACCATCACTCCTAAAATAACACTAATAGAAAAAATCAACGGCATAACAATCACCAAAAAAACCATCCCAATAAACCCCGTCTTCTGAAAGAAACGAAGTCCAGGGGTATACTACCTATGTGGCTCTCTCTTACCCTTGAGGGAAAAATCCTGGCCCCCTAACACTCCAACAAATATTTCTTGACAAAGTGTGAAAAGATAAGTATTTATTTCACAATTTTGCTCCTCGTGGAACCTGAGGGAAGACGCAATGGCATATGAGCATTGGAAAAAATTCGTTGTTGGGTCTTTGGTAGGTGCTGTTGCATTTGCAAGTGCTTACATGTTGCCTGCTAAAAAGGCGAGGGCTGAAGACAGGGTATTTGCTGCGGTTAGCTTTCCCTTAAGCAGGGGTTTCCTTAAAGGTGCAAGGGTTGAAGGCGGCTTTGCGCATCTTGATGACAACACAGGTTACAGTGCTGAACTATTCGTAGCACCTTTTCAGAAAACAATCGGTGTAGGTGCTGACTTATACGCTGGAACAGAAGACCTTGGCGGCTCTTTAGGTGCAGAACTTGGCTACAACATACCAAATCACAGCATTCAAGAAGCACTAAGGGCAAGAATTGAAGCTCTCAAAGGAGCAACAAACCTCGGCGTTAGATTACCTTTAGACGGCATTAAGCCAAAGCTTTCCGGGTTAGAGCTTACCATAGGTGGTGGCACTCAAAAATGGGTTGAAGACAAAAAAGAAGACCCTGCTGCTACTACAAACAGCAGCAACTCTGCTACTCCTACTGGCCCACCTATTGGTTGGGATGATTAAACTCTCTTTCCTTTAATCCCTCCTTGTTTCACTTCTTTTTAATCTCTTTTAATTTTATCTCTCTCGAATAATAATGAGGTATAATGAGGTCACTAAATAGGCGGCAATTGAGTCATTGCGAGCGCAGCGAAGCAATCCCTGAGACTGCTTCGATCTCTAATGAGGCCTTGCTGTGACAGCGAGGGTTGCTTTGCTTTAGCGATTATGTCAGCGGCGATACTTTGTCGTGTAAAAAACGCTCGGATTAATATAGGAACTGATGTAGGGGGTAACACTGGTTACGGTAGAATTTAGGTATAAATTCAAAGTTAGGTTAAAATAATAAGCTAAATTGCCAAAGGAGTTTTTATGCCAGGAAATACTTTGGGCCAGGCCTTTAGGATTACCACTTTTGGTGAGTCACACGGAAGGGCCCTAGGCGTAGTAATAGATGGCTGTCCGCCAGGGCTTGAACTTGACGAAGCTTACATCCAGGAAGAACTTGATAAACGTCGCCCTGGAAAGGCCTTAGGTGAGACACCTCGCAAGGAAAAAGACCGTGTTCACCTGCTTTCAGGTGTTTTTGAAGGTCGCACCACCGGTACACCCATTGCCCTCCTAATTTATAACGAAGACGCCCGCTCTAGCGCCTACGAAACCATAAAAGACATTTTTAGACCAGGCCACGGAGACTGTACTTATTTCTGGAAATACGGATTGCGTGACTGGCGTGGAGGAGGACGCTCAAGCGGGAGAGAAACCGCTGCCCGCGTAGCCGCAGGGGCCGTAGCCAAACGATTGCTTGAAACCTGGAACATAGAAGTCCACGCCTATACTGTGGCCTTAGGCGGGGTTAAGGCCAGTAAAAGAGACCTATCTTTTATTTACCAAAATCGCCTTTTTTGCCCGGACCCAGAAGCTCTCTCCAAAATGGAAGAACGTATAAAAGAAATTAGAGCCAAGGGAGACTCTATAGGCGGCGTTGTGGAAATTGTGGCTCAGGGAGTGCCTGCAGGTTTAGGCGAGCCTGTTTTTGACAAACTAGATGCAGACTTGGCTAAGGCCCTTATGAGTATCGGCGCGGTAAAAGGCGTAGAAATTGGCGCCGGTTTTGCCGCGGCTGAACTCCTGGGCTCAGAAAATAATGACGAAATTACGCCACACGGTTTTAAAACCAATAACGCCGGAGGAATTCTTGCCGGCATCTCAAACGGAGATGAAATCATCTGCCGCGTGGCGGTAAAGCCCATACCCAGTATTAGCAAAGAACAGGAAACCGTAGATGAAAGATTAAACCCGAGAAAAATAAAAATTGGTGGCCGCCATGATGCCTCAGCTATCCCTCGCATTGTGCCTGTCTGCCAGGCCATGGTACGCCTGGTCCTGGCTGACCACCTACTACGGCAGCTAAGCCTCTCCCCTTTTACCAAATGGACTAAATACCCTTTCTCTGAAAAATAAAGACTAAAACCGATTTGGCCGAAAATAAATACAAATGAAAAAACAATACGTATATATTGCCCTTCTGTTAACTATTTTGATTTTGGGAGGACTTTTGGTATTCGGCCCTACCAAAATCATTTTCAAAAATAGGGCCCCCTCAAAAGAAGAAATTCCCTCTATGCTAAAGGCCCTCCCGTTTGAAAATAAAAAACCAAGGCCTCAGAAATACGAAAAACTTATGGCCAGTCTTAAAGATAACGAAATATTCATCGAAAAATTGATCTTTTCTCCTAAAAACGCTCCCCGAGGAACTTATGTATATTTTGACCTGGTAATCCGTTTTAAAGAAAAAAAGACAGCTAAAAAGTTCAAAGAAGCCAAAGACCTTTTGGAACACGAAATGATTTCTAGGCTAAGCCAGTGGGATTGGCTTGATTTTCAAAACGCTGACGGGCTCCAACTAATTAAGAATGATCTTTTGCGTTATCTCCAACAGAAACACGGCTCACAAATAGCAAGTGTCTATTTTATCCGTTTTAAAATTGGCAAACAAAAGGGGTTGTAGGAAATTCATACACTAAAAGGCTTGATACCAGCAGCGATTTCCGAAAGCCCTTCCCTGTCAATAATTTTTACCTGTTTCCCTCGACTTTCTATAAGGCCAAGTTTTTGTAGTTTGCTGAACATACGGGAAAGAGTT from Thermodesulfatator indicus DSM 15286 harbors:
- the aroC gene encoding chorismate synthase, with protein sequence MPGNTLGQAFRITTFGESHGRALGVVIDGCPPGLELDEAYIQEELDKRRPGKALGETPRKEKDRVHLLSGVFEGRTTGTPIALLIYNEDARSSAYETIKDIFRPGHGDCTYFWKYGLRDWRGGGRSSGRETAARVAAGAVAKRLLETWNIEVHAYTVALGGVKASKRDLSFIYQNRLFCPDPEALSKMEERIKEIRAKGDSIGGVVEIVAQGVPAGLGEPVFDKLDADLAKALMSIGAVKGVEIGAGFAAAELLGSENNDEITPHGFKTNNAGGILAGISNGDEIICRVAVKPIPSISKEQETVDERLNPRKIKIGGRHDASAIPRIVPVCQAMVRLVLADHLLRQLSLSPFTKWTKYPFSEK
- a CDS encoding flagellar basal body-associated FliL family protein, which encodes MKKQYVYIALLLTILILGGLLVFGPTKIIFKNRAPSKEEIPSMLKALPFENKKPRPQKYEKLMASLKDNEIFIEKLIFSPKNAPRGTYVYFDLVIRFKEKKTAKKFKEAKDLLEHEMISRLSQWDWLDFQNADGLQLIKNDLLRYLQQKHGSQIASVYFIRFKIGKQKGL